A genomic segment from Microbulbifer elongatus encodes:
- a CDS encoding ATP-grasp domain-containing protein produces MAVFVEKGLDGCFDVESKLIMEYCTANRIPTQVFEPFDICSGKLSLKYAQLVVGCVGAVKDALKTLGAAPPSLDPYPASLRPYLRRAVWPTTVGNLLNRVQRGEMAFAKSMAWGLVPGNVYSPECDNNALHYAPPALDVYASEVVEWLCEFRLYVVDGVIVGGGQYAGPPGPSIDMRVVHRALKAFQADPAAPRAFAMDWGVMARGHTALVQVKDAWSLRAFGDIRAASYYRVLKARWNELVGAGRVEVGGKRAAMPVFAGRSISV; encoded by the coding sequence ATGGCCGTTTTCGTCGAAAAGGGCCTGGACGGGTGTTTCGATGTAGAGTCCAAGCTCATCATGGAATACTGCACAGCCAACCGGATACCTACCCAGGTGTTCGAGCCGTTCGATATTTGCAGTGGCAAGCTCTCCCTGAAGTATGCGCAGCTGGTGGTAGGCTGTGTTGGTGCGGTCAAGGATGCATTGAAAACCCTTGGTGCGGCGCCGCCCTCTCTGGATCCCTATCCCGCCTCCCTAAGACCCTATCTCCGCCGGGCCGTATGGCCGACCACCGTGGGAAACCTGCTTAACCGCGTTCAACGTGGGGAAATGGCGTTTGCCAAGTCGATGGCCTGGGGGCTGGTGCCGGGCAATGTCTATTCCCCGGAGTGCGACAACAATGCACTGCACTATGCGCCGCCTGCGCTGGATGTGTACGCCTCCGAGGTGGTGGAGTGGTTGTGTGAGTTCCGCCTGTATGTGGTGGACGGAGTCATTGTTGGGGGCGGCCAGTACGCCGGTCCACCGGGGCCTTCCATCGATATGCGCGTGGTGCACAGGGCGCTGAAAGCATTTCAGGCCGACCCTGCCGCGCCGCGGGCCTTTGCCATGGATTGGGGGGTGATGGCGAGAGGGCATACCGCGCTGGTTCAGGTGAAAGATGCCTGGTCGCTCCGGGCCTTTGGTGATATCCGCGCCGCCAGTTACTACCGGGTATTGAAGGCGCGCTGGAATGAACTGGTGGGGGCCGGACGTGTGGAAGTGGGTGGCAAGCGTGCTGCTATGCCAGTGTTTGCCGGCCGCTCCATATCTGTGTGA
- a CDS encoding amidohydrolase, with translation MRFTRRSVKDSVWRRLRLPLGVGGALLAGMLTACGGDDKDVAADGPDFARQGDFPSTYQPDEAAPVLIRGATLLTGTGEKLLKADLLLKDGKIAAIGDELKAPRKGLVIEGAGKWVTPGIIDVHSHLGDYPAPAIESSQDGNEMTSPNTAQVWAEHSVWTQDPQFALALAGGVTTLQILPGSANLFGGRGVTLKNVPGRSVQDMKFPGAPYGLKMACGENPKRVYGGKGSLPSTRMGNVAGYRQAWIEAAAYKEKWENYYINGGDAPDRDLQMETLAGVLNGDILVHNHCYRGEEMAIMMDIAREFDFQISTFHHAVEAYKVADLLAENNVCAAMWADWWGFKHEAFDMTEANIAIVDQAKACAMIHSDSAVGIQHLNEETAKAMVAGQRAGFEIQPRHAVTWMTRNPARALGIDDVTGTLEKGKMADVVVWSSNPFSVYAKAEQVFIDGVLMYDRNDPARQPHSDFELGILDAEGERLPEGGER, from the coding sequence ATGCGCTTCACTCGGAGATCCGTAAAAGATTCGGTATGGCGACGGCTGCGCCTGCCACTGGGCGTCGGCGGAGCCTTGCTGGCGGGGATGCTCACCGCCTGTGGCGGCGATGACAAAGATGTGGCTGCCGATGGGCCGGACTTTGCCCGCCAGGGAGATTTCCCCAGTACCTATCAACCCGACGAGGCTGCCCCGGTACTGATTCGCGGAGCGACTTTACTGACTGGCACTGGCGAAAAACTGCTCAAAGCCGACCTGCTTCTGAAAGACGGCAAGATCGCTGCAATCGGTGACGAGTTAAAGGCGCCCAGGAAAGGTCTGGTAATCGAGGGCGCGGGCAAGTGGGTGACGCCGGGCATTATTGATGTGCATTCCCACCTGGGGGATTACCCGGCGCCTGCGATCGAGTCCTCCCAGGACGGCAATGAAATGACATCACCGAATACCGCACAGGTATGGGCGGAGCACTCGGTGTGGACCCAGGATCCTCAATTCGCCCTGGCCCTTGCGGGCGGAGTGACCACCCTGCAAATTCTGCCCGGCTCGGCCAACCTGTTCGGGGGCCGCGGTGTGACCCTGAAAAATGTGCCGGGGCGCAGTGTGCAGGATATGAAATTTCCCGGTGCTCCCTATGGCCTGAAAATGGCCTGTGGTGAAAATCCCAAGCGGGTGTACGGTGGCAAGGGCAGTCTGCCCTCCACCCGTATGGGAAATGTCGCCGGTTACCGACAGGCCTGGATCGAAGCTGCGGCGTACAAGGAAAAGTGGGAAAACTACTACATCAACGGTGGCGACGCCCCGGACCGGGATCTGCAGATGGAAACGCTGGCGGGCGTTTTGAACGGCGATATTCTGGTGCACAACCACTGTTACCGCGGTGAGGAGATGGCCATCATGATGGACATCGCCCGGGAGTTCGATTTCCAGATATCGACTTTTCACCATGCGGTGGAGGCGTACAAAGTGGCGGATCTGCTGGCGGAGAACAATGTGTGTGCAGCAATGTGGGCCGACTGGTGGGGGTTCAAACACGAAGCCTTCGACATGACCGAGGCCAACATTGCCATCGTCGATCAGGCCAAGGCCTGCGCCATGATCCACTCGGACTCGGCAGTGGGAATTCAGCACCTCAATGAGGAGACGGCCAAGGCGATGGTGGCGGGCCAGCGTGCTGGCTTCGAGATTCAGCCGCGCCACGCGGTTACCTGGATGACGCGCAACCCGGCACGTGCACTGGGCATTGATGATGTCACCGGTACCCTGGAAAAAGGCAAGATGGCGGACGTGGTGGTCTGGTCCTCCAACCCCTTCAGTGTTTACGCGAAAGCGGAACAGGTATTTATTGACGGCGTATTGATGTACGACCGCAACGATCCTGCGCGGCAACCGCACAGCGATTTTGAACTGGGCATCCTGGACGCCGAAGGCGAGCGTCTGCCAGAGGGAGGGGAGCGCTAA
- a CDS encoding hotdog fold domain-containing protein, which produces MTYVPSKSPILKLWNTLGGNSLGRWLVSKIVCFNAPYFSSIKPRFTQIQPGLVEVKLKKRRAVENHIKTVHAIAMCNAAELAGGVCLDVSLNANFRWIPVGMTVQYLKMAKTDLRAVCKVDDFHWDSAQDVVMPVSVFDTNGEEVFHADITMRISPKKQ; this is translated from the coding sequence ATGACCTACGTACCCTCCAAAAGCCCAATTCTGAAACTCTGGAACACCCTGGGCGGCAATAGCCTAGGCCGCTGGCTGGTGAGCAAAATTGTCTGCTTCAATGCCCCCTACTTCAGCTCGATCAAACCGCGATTCACGCAGATACAGCCGGGCCTGGTTGAGGTGAAACTGAAGAAGCGCCGCGCAGTAGAAAACCACATTAAAACCGTGCACGCCATCGCCATGTGTAACGCTGCGGAACTGGCCGGAGGCGTATGCCTGGACGTATCCCTGAATGCCAATTTCCGCTGGATTCCGGTAGGCATGACCGTGCAATACCTGAAGATGGCCAAAACCGATCTGCGCGCCGTGTGCAAGGTCGACGACTTTCATTGGGATTCTGCACAGGATGTGGTGATGCCGGTGAGCGTATTTGATACCAACGGTGAGGAGGTCTTCCACGCGGATATCACAATGCGGATTTCTCCCAAGAAACAATAA
- a CDS encoding hybrid sensor histidine kinase/response regulator, which translates to METRIKTGVNNAAAADGPAPATQENSQEVYEALRKSEERYRELVEHANSIILRWDRSGVVTFFNEYAQRFFGYCEEEIIGRHVVGTIVPENESTGRDLRPLMDHICNHPEEHRYNVNENVTKDGTRVWVAWTNKLLTDDNGDAIGVLSIGTDITKQRLLEEELRQAQKMQAIGELAGGIAHDFNNMVHGIAGFAEVIKQTTCDTKITEYASQILTTAHHAAELTKQLLTFARKGSYQLHDCNTHDIVRDVCAMLERTIDRRILVRQELRAELPYVNGDPSQLKSALLNLGINAKDAMPAGGQLVFSTSNIEVTEPLAISDFQLEAGEYLRINVRDSGTGMTEEIRQRIFEPFFTTKASGRGAGLGLAAVYGTTHLHRGAIQCRSEVGKGSDFELYLPVISNSRTQHCRTQTAPHTRTIRMLLVDDEAIVRSYSKTLFEMHGHQVDTFACAVEAITYYEQHFREIDLVLLDMIMPQMDGQQLFAELKRINPDIKALLSTGYSVESKVQEILAEGILDCIKKPFTYDQLEQKISLLFAPHSGQGTDG; encoded by the coding sequence ATGGAAACCAGAATAAAAACAGGGGTCAATAACGCGGCAGCGGCGGATGGCCCGGCACCTGCAACACAGGAAAATTCGCAGGAGGTCTACGAAGCCCTGCGTAAAAGTGAAGAGCGCTACCGGGAGCTGGTGGAGCACGCCAATTCGATCATTCTCCGCTGGGACCGCAGCGGCGTGGTCACGTTTTTCAATGAGTATGCGCAGCGTTTTTTCGGCTACTGTGAAGAAGAAATCATCGGCAGGCATGTGGTGGGCACCATTGTGCCCGAGAACGAAAGCACTGGTCGCGACCTGCGGCCGCTGATGGACCATATCTGCAACCACCCGGAAGAGCACCGCTATAACGTCAACGAAAATGTCACCAAAGACGGCACCCGCGTCTGGGTCGCGTGGACCAATAAATTGCTGACCGATGACAATGGTGATGCCATCGGCGTGCTCAGTATCGGTACGGACATCACCAAACAGCGGTTACTGGAAGAAGAGCTGCGGCAAGCGCAGAAGATGCAGGCCATCGGCGAGCTGGCCGGTGGCATTGCCCACGACTTCAACAATATGGTGCATGGTATCGCCGGCTTTGCCGAGGTCATCAAGCAGACAACCTGTGATACCAAAATAACCGAGTACGCATCCCAGATACTGACCACCGCCCATCACGCCGCGGAACTGACCAAGCAGCTATTGACCTTCGCGCGCAAAGGCTCTTACCAACTGCACGACTGCAATACCCACGATATAGTGCGCGATGTCTGCGCCATGCTCGAGCGCACCATTGACCGCCGCATTCTGGTTCGCCAGGAGTTGCGCGCGGAGCTGCCCTACGTCAATGGCGACCCCTCGCAACTGAAAAGTGCGCTGCTCAACCTGGGTATCAATGCCAAAGATGCCATGCCGGCCGGTGGTCAGCTGGTCTTCAGTACCAGCAATATCGAAGTCACCGAGCCACTCGCCATTTCTGACTTTCAGCTTGAAGCCGGTGAATATCTGCGCATCAACGTCCGCGATAGTGGTACCGGCATGACGGAAGAAATCCGCCAGCGCATATTCGAGCCCTTTTTTACCACCAAGGCCAGCGGCCGCGGTGCCGGTCTCGGGCTGGCGGCCGTTTACGGTACCACCCACCTGCATCGCGGGGCGATCCAGTGTCGCTCGGAAGTCGGTAAGGGAAGCGATTTTGAATTGTATCTGCCGGTTATCAGCAATAGCCGCACGCAACATTGCCGCACGCAAACGGCACCCCACACCCGCACTATTCGCATGCTGCTGGTGGATGATGAAGCCATCGTACGCAGCTACTCAAAAACCCTGTTTGAAATGCATGGCCATCAGGTGGACACCTTTGCCTGCGCCGTCGAGGCGATAACCTACTATGAGCAGCATTTCAGAGAAATTGACCTGGTGCTCCTCGACATGATTATGCCGCAGATGGATGGGCAGCAGTTGTTTGCGGAATTGAAGCGGATCAACCCCGACATCAAGGCTCTGTTATCGACCGGTTACAGTGTCGAAAGCAAAGTGCAGGAGATTCTCGCCGAAGGCATTCTCGACTGCATTAAAAAGCCGTTTACCTACGACCAGCTGGAGCAGAAAATTTCTCTACTGTTCGCGCCGCACAGTGGCCAGGGCACTGATGGGTAA
- a CDS encoding alpha/beta fold hydrolase, with protein sequence MAFLTRNQSPLINHLGQALLALALTLTSSPLTAAEKPTVAPQDARLSDMDYHYPVETFAFRDQQQPLEMVYMDVPPAADANGKTVVLLHGKNFSGAYWQSTIDALSRQGYRVIAPDQIGFGKSSKPEGFQFTFQALTDSTKALLDKLDVSRATVAGHSMGGMLATRFALMYPETVEKLVLINPIGLEDWKRFTPYQPIEQATAQEKQQTPEKVKSYMTAAYFDGKWKAAYDPLLAIQAGWTIGPDADKIAEIDARTSDMVFTQPVLYEFGDLKAPTLLIIGTRDRTAIGRNRAPESIRADLGRYDRLGKTTAQAIPNAQLVELDGIGHVPQFEDFDRYMAALTKFLKAPGKQ encoded by the coding sequence ATGGCTTTTTTAACTCGCAATCAATCACCACTGATCAATCACCTCGGCCAAGCCCTTCTCGCACTCGCCCTGACCCTCACATCCTCCCCACTAACCGCCGCCGAAAAACCCACCGTAGCCCCCCAGGATGCCCGCCTGAGCGATATGGACTACCACTACCCGGTCGAGACCTTTGCGTTCCGCGACCAGCAGCAGCCATTGGAAATGGTCTATATGGACGTACCGCCGGCAGCGGACGCCAATGGCAAAACCGTTGTGTTACTGCACGGTAAGAATTTCTCCGGCGCCTACTGGCAGAGCACCATCGATGCCCTCAGCAGACAGGGCTATCGGGTTATTGCGCCGGATCAGATTGGGTTTGGCAAATCCAGTAAGCCGGAGGGCTTCCAGTTCACCTTCCAGGCGCTGACAGACAGCACCAAGGCACTGCTGGACAAGCTCGACGTTTCCCGCGCCACCGTCGCCGGCCATTCCATGGGCGGGATGCTCGCCACCCGCTTTGCCCTGATGTACCCGGAAACCGTCGAAAAGCTGGTGCTGATCAACCCCATCGGCCTGGAAGACTGGAAGCGCTTCACCCCCTATCAGCCCATCGAGCAGGCCACTGCCCAGGAAAAACAGCAGACCCCGGAGAAAGTGAAAAGCTATATGACCGCCGCCTACTTTGACGGTAAATGGAAAGCGGCCTACGACCCGCTCCTGGCCATTCAGGCCGGCTGGACCATCGGCCCGGACGCCGACAAGATTGCGGAAATTGACGCGCGCACATCCGACATGGTGTTCACCCAGCCGGTGCTGTACGAATTCGGCGACCTGAAGGCCCCCACCCTGCTGATTATCGGCACCCGCGATCGCACCGCCATTGGCCGCAATCGCGCACCGGAATCCATCCGCGCCGATCTCGGCCGCTATGACAGACTGGGCAAAACAACCGCGCAGGCGATTCCGAATGCGCAATTGGTGGAGCTGGACGGCATCGGTCATGTACCGCAGTTTGAAGACTTTGACCGCTATATGGCCGCACTCACCAAATTTCTGAAAGCTCCCGGCAAGCAGTAA
- a CDS encoding RES family NAD+ phosphorylase yields MAEVCTQCFSDLAIKEEIQFKGAFGECSFCREVGNLVVDVMALADLFEPTTECLIESEHGVSAVDIYSSEFKLFNACMGDPKPFLSLILGDDFLGKMYELPSEVASQREEWRSFKKELKHGNRYFPQYEEYRGLFSRRGDDYGIFGDLISQLQKKYYKGDQFYRTRLSEDELLSAEEMGRPPAIRTSNGRANPAGISYLYVSEDQDTAVKEVRPSIGGTVFISEILVREDFRVIDLTSPKVMASVLKFEGERMVPALKYLNLLESFSSDLANPVIPEKSHLEYVPTQFVCEFLKNIADFNGIRYASSYGSHANLVLFGDEKLEIIEPGKHIVTGASVEYALNT; encoded by the coding sequence GTGGCTGAGGTTTGTACCCAGTGCTTTTCTGACTTGGCGATAAAAGAAGAAATTCAGTTTAAAGGCGCTTTTGGTGAATGCAGTTTTTGTCGGGAAGTGGGGAATCTGGTCGTTGACGTGATGGCCTTGGCAGATTTATTTGAGCCTACCACGGAGTGCCTGATTGAAAGCGAGCATGGTGTTTCAGCTGTCGATATATACTCATCGGAATTCAAGTTGTTTAACGCGTGTATGGGGGACCCAAAGCCCTTTTTGTCGTTGATTCTTGGTGATGATTTTCTGGGTAAAATGTACGAGTTGCCTTCAGAAGTGGCGAGTCAGAGAGAAGAGTGGCGTAGCTTTAAGAAAGAGCTTAAACACGGAAATAGGTATTTCCCACAGTATGAAGAGTATAGGGGGTTATTTTCTCGGCGCGGAGATGATTACGGGATTTTTGGTGACTTAATTTCTCAGCTTCAAAAGAAGTACTACAAAGGCGACCAGTTTTATCGCACAAGGTTATCGGAGGATGAGCTGCTAAGTGCAGAAGAAATGGGGCGACCTCCAGCTATTAGAACCTCTAATGGACGCGCAAACCCTGCGGGAATTTCGTATCTATATGTGTCTGAAGATCAAGATACGGCTGTAAAAGAGGTGCGCCCTAGTATCGGTGGAACAGTTTTCATCTCTGAGATTCTTGTTCGAGAAGACTTTCGTGTAATTGACCTGACCTCTCCAAAGGTGATGGCATCTGTCTTAAAGTTTGAGGGTGAGAGGATGGTGCCAGCTCTCAAGTACTTGAACTTGCTTGAGAGTTTTTCGAGTGACCTTGCGAATCCAGTAATTCCTGAAAAATCTCACCTTGAATATGTCCCCACGCAGTTTGTTTGCGAGTTTCTAAAAAATATTGCCGACTTCAATGGTATTCGATATGCGAGTTCATATGGTTCTCACGCCAATTTGGTCCTTTTTGGGGACGAAAAGCTCGAGATTATTGAACCCGGAAAACATATCGTCACCGGTGCAAGTGTCGAGTATGCGCTGAATACGTAA
- a CDS encoding YchJ family protein, with translation MSSSCPCGTGKSIDQCCGLYLSGQTYPNNAEALMRSRYSAYVTGNIPYLKKTWHPDTCPELTSDDLHTSWLRLDVIRSKKGLKKSVVEFKAWFDDGDSERALHEISLFKLHKKRWVYVGPLDQ, from the coding sequence ATGTCCAGCTCCTGCCCCTGTGGTACCGGTAAATCCATCGATCAATGTTGTGGCCTCTACCTGTCCGGTCAGACCTACCCCAACAATGCCGAAGCACTGATGCGCAGCCGCTACAGCGCCTATGTCACCGGTAATATTCCCTACCTGAAAAAAACCTGGCACCCGGACACCTGTCCGGAGCTGACCAGCGACGACCTTCACACGAGCTGGCTACGCCTGGACGTAATCAGGAGCAAAAAAGGACTGAAGAAGTCGGTGGTAGAATTCAAAGCGTGGTTTGATGACGGCGACTCGGAGCGCGCACTACACGAGATATCGCTGTTCAAACTGCACAAAAAGCGCTGGGTGTATGTGGGGCCACTGGATCAGTGA
- a CDS encoding sce7725 family protein, with protein sequence MYFPLLRSKQFELFALRELLSSGVVSPENFCPVIEPVRKKLRPLISTIKSLNESGFVPLVIVNPTVGDVVGGMSELMPELSGNDLKFLPCVALRDSSDEAARRVIDALSGDFAIFVTGGVDREIVGVSGAAKYTIVDESTPPPAIRSLENVVLIGDFFSKAIAKL encoded by the coding sequence ATGTACTTTCCTCTACTTAGGAGTAAGCAATTTGAATTGTTTGCTCTCCGAGAGCTTCTTAGTTCTGGGGTTGTCAGTCCGGAAAATTTTTGTCCGGTCATAGAACCCGTTCGGAAGAAGTTAAGGCCGCTGATTTCTACCATCAAATCGTTAAACGAAAGCGGTTTTGTCCCTCTAGTGATTGTTAATCCTACTGTTGGTGATGTTGTAGGCGGCATGTCAGAGCTGATGCCCGAGTTGTCTGGCAACGATTTAAAATTTTTGCCATGTGTTGCGCTTCGTGACTCCTCGGATGAAGCGGCAAGAAGAGTTATCGATGCTCTGAGTGGGGATTTTGCGATTTTTGTAACAGGAGGTGTTGATCGGGAGATTGTGGGGGTATCTGGTGCTGCAAAATATACTATTGTTGACGAAAGTACGCCGCCTCCGGCGATTAGAAGCTTAGAAAATGTTGTCTTGATTGGTGATTTTTTTTCAAAAGCAATTGCGAAACTCTGA
- a CDS encoding sce7725 family protein translates to MRNSDYKDESPFSYLHVTYSESPKVVGFGDYTILPKDFSEGGGPAYVVTIHASYINADRFDEMYVRHYSSYDDRSPTDPGGKFLDALGKLVNEMNAEPRMFSATDGMAEFEALHEKKHFPGLGHVKKISIKHHVETICGYLKESEGG, encoded by the coding sequence TTGCGAAACTCTGATTATAAAGATGAATCCCCTTTTTCCTACCTGCATGTAACTTATAGCGAAAGCCCGAAGGTTGTCGGTTTCGGTGACTATACTATTCTCCCGAAAGATTTTTCTGAGGGGGGTGGCCCAGCATATGTTGTAACTATTCATGCTTCGTATATCAATGCAGACCGTTTCGATGAAATGTATGTTAGGCATTATTCTTCGTATGACGATAGGTCTCCAACGGACCCTGGCGGTAAGTTTCTTGATGCGTTGGGTAAGCTTGTAAATGAGATGAATGCTGAGCCTCGCATGTTTAGTGCGACAGATGGTATGGCAGAGTTTGAAGCTTTACACGAGAAGAAGCATTTCCCAGGGCTTGGCCACGTCAAGAAAATTTCAATTAAGCATCATGTAGAAACTATTTGCGGTTACCTCAAGGAGAGTGAAGGTGGCTGA
- a CDS encoding pseudouridine synthase: MTPEPLFEDDHLIAAYKPEGWLVHRSDIDKHEDRILLQYLRDLVGVHLYPVHRLDKPTSGVIVFGKSGEAAAKLQGQLDSDASIKQYLAICRGYCPEQGVIDHPLPPVADFKHQRKRPKSDLPRQEAITHFRRLGTVELPYCVDRYPSSRYSLVEVELKTGRRHQIRRHFKHLSHPLIGCPKYGKSTHNRFFAEELQCARLLLHAYRLSIQHPESSERLEIVAPPRGCFVTLIERFGWPLP; this comes from the coding sequence ATGACACCAGAGCCCCTCTTCGAAGACGACCACCTCATCGCGGCCTACAAACCGGAAGGCTGGCTGGTGCACCGCTCCGATATAGACAAACACGAAGACCGCATCCTGCTACAGTACCTGCGGGACCTGGTCGGTGTGCACCTGTACCCGGTGCACCGGCTGGACAAACCAACGTCTGGTGTGATCGTGTTTGGCAAAAGCGGAGAGGCAGCCGCCAAACTGCAGGGGCAGCTGGACAGTGACGCATCGATCAAACAATACCTGGCGATCTGTCGCGGTTACTGCCCGGAACAGGGCGTGATCGACCATCCGCTACCGCCGGTGGCCGACTTCAAACACCAGCGCAAGCGCCCAAAATCCGACCTTCCCCGCCAGGAGGCGATTACCCATTTCCGGCGCCTTGGCACCGTGGAGCTACCTTATTGCGTGGATCGCTACCCCAGCAGCCGCTACTCCCTAGTGGAAGTGGAGCTGAAGACCGGCCGCCGCCACCAGATCCGTCGCCACTTCAAGCACCTGTCGCACCCACTGATCGGTTGCCCGAAATACGGCAAGTCCACCCACAACCGCTTCTTCGCAGAAGAGCTGCAATGTGCAAGACTCTTGCTGCATGCCTATCGGTTGTCCATACAGCACCCAGAATCCAGTGAGCGCCTCGAGATTGTGGCACCGCCCAGAGGTTGTTTTGTGACATTGATTGAGCGGTTTGGATGGCCGCTGCCCTGA
- a CDS encoding DUF6482 family protein: MDLQILSLEGQFYIVKTVDESGSHLLTDRHNAPQKFHCLEEIRDHFAWRSLDDVWLEQQTPYEEMCGLTDDTAPLRIKLNW; the protein is encoded by the coding sequence ATGGACCTACAGATACTCTCGCTGGAAGGACAATTTTACATCGTAAAGACGGTAGATGAATCCGGTTCCCACCTTCTTACCGATCGCCACAACGCGCCACAAAAGTTTCACTGCCTGGAAGAGATTCGGGACCACTTCGCCTGGCGGAGCCTGGACGATGTGTGGCTGGAGCAGCAGACACCCTATGAAGAGATGTGCGGCCTGACCGACGATACCGCACCCCTTCGGATCAAGTTGAACTGGTAG
- a CDS encoding amidohydrolase family protein, translated as MEISNLLRAGMKVSLMCLFGFAVSAHSQSILIKDARIVTLADQGTLESGDLLVRDGKVVQIAEDLGDATAELIIDGRGKVVTPGLIAPSSALGLTEIGAAASTNDGAIAEQSIGAAFNPVVAFNPRSTLIPFNRAGGLTRAVVVPASEDSIFAGQGFAIKLTGDFDSVINADLVQKVYFGEYGAQLAGGSRAMAFAQLESALEQAKEYSENRDEIRRGQWRELDFAVDDLEALQPVLREEQPLMISADRASDILQVLTLANTFPIRPIIIGGAEGWMVAEQLAAARVPVVVDVLGNTPDAFEKLGARMDNAALLHRAGVTVAISGPGYAGSHNSYLSRQAAGNAVAYGLPFEEGIRAVTANVADIFGIEGGVLAPDGVAELVLWSGDPLEVTSFAELVLIDGKPQSLVNRSTRLRDRYLHPKAGTGHGYKN; from the coding sequence ATGGAAATTTCCAATCTGTTGAGAGCCGGTATGAAGGTTTCTCTGATGTGCCTGTTTGGTTTCGCGGTGTCGGCGCACAGTCAAAGCATTCTGATCAAAGATGCCAGAATCGTGACCCTCGCGGATCAGGGGACCCTGGAAAGTGGCGACCTGCTGGTGCGCGACGGCAAGGTTGTGCAGATCGCGGAGGATCTCGGTGATGCCACGGCAGAGCTGATCATCGATGGTCGCGGCAAGGTGGTGACGCCGGGGCTGATCGCACCCAGCAGCGCGCTGGGGCTGACAGAAATCGGCGCAGCGGCGTCCACCAACGATGGTGCCATTGCCGAGCAGTCCATCGGCGCTGCGTTCAATCCGGTGGTGGCATTCAACCCGCGCTCTACTCTGATCCCGTTTAATCGGGCCGGAGGTCTGACCCGGGCGGTTGTGGTGCCGGCCAGTGAAGACTCGATCTTTGCCGGGCAGGGGTTTGCCATCAAACTCACCGGCGACTTCGACAGTGTGATCAATGCAGACCTGGTACAGAAGGTTTACTTCGGTGAGTACGGTGCGCAACTGGCCGGCGGCAGCCGCGCGATGGCATTTGCGCAACTGGAGAGCGCGCTGGAACAGGCGAAAGAATACTCGGAGAACCGGGACGAGATACGCCGCGGGCAGTGGCGTGAACTCGATTTCGCCGTGGACGATCTGGAGGCGCTGCAGCCGGTACTGCGGGAGGAGCAGCCGTTGATGATCAGTGCGGATCGTGCCAGCGATATTCTGCAGGTGCTCACCCTGGCAAACACATTCCCGATCCGCCCGATTATTATTGGCGGCGCGGAAGGGTGGATGGTGGCCGAGCAGCTGGCCGCGGCACGGGTACCGGTGGTGGTGGATGTGCTGGGTAATACCCCGGATGCGTTCGAAAAGCTCGGCGCGCGAATGGACAACGCGGCGTTGTTGCATCGGGCCGGTGTGACGGTAGCGATTAGCGGCCCCGGTTACGCGGGTTCCCACAATAGCTACCTGTCCCGGCAGGCCGCGGGCAACGCGGTAGCTTACGGATTGCCTTTCGAAGAGGGTATCCGCGCGGTCACGGCCAATGTGGCGGATATCTTTGGTATCGAAGGGGGTGTCCTTGCTCCCGACGGTGTTGCAGAACTGGTTTTGTGGAGTGGTGATCCCCTGGAGGTCACCAGCTTTGCCGAACTGGTGTTGATTGATGGCAAACCCCAGTCTCTCGTCAATCGCTCTACGCGGTTGCGGGATCGTTATTTACACCCCAAAGCGGGTACCGGACACGGATATAAAAACTGA